The proteins below come from a single Mycobacterium parmense genomic window:
- the ftsX gene encoding permease-like cell division protein FtsX, whose protein sequence is MRFGFLLNEVLTGLRRNVTMTAAMILTTAISIGLFGGGLLVVRLAENSRSIYLDRVETQVFLTEDVSANDPSCTADPCKALRQKIEGREDVKSVRFLNRNDAYEDAIRKFPQYKDVAGKDSFPASFIVKLNNPEQHKDFDMAMQGQPGVLSVLNQKDLIDRLFAVLDGLSRVAFAVALVQAVGAILLIANMVQVAAYTRRTEIGIMRLVGASRWYTQLPFLVEAMFAAAVGVVIAIAGLVLVRALFLENALNQFYQANLIARVDYADILYISPWLLLLGVSMAGLTAYATLRLYIRR, encoded by the coding sequence GTGCGCTTCGGCTTCCTGCTCAACGAGGTCCTGACCGGGCTTCGCCGCAACGTCACCATGACGGCGGCGATGATCCTCACCACCGCGATCTCGATCGGCCTGTTCGGCGGCGGGCTGCTGGTGGTCCGGCTGGCCGAGAACTCCCGCAGCATCTACCTCGACCGCGTCGAGACGCAGGTCTTCCTCACCGAGGACGTCTCCGCCAACGACCCGTCGTGCACCGCCGACCCGTGTAAGGCGCTGCGGCAGAAGATCGAAGGGCGCGAGGACGTCAAGTCGGTGCGATTCCTGAACCGCAACGACGCCTACGAGGACGCGATTCGCAAGTTCCCGCAGTACAAGGACGTCGCCGGAAAGGATTCATTTCCGGCATCTTTCATTGTCAAGCTGAACAATCCCGAGCAGCACAAGGACTTTGACATGGCGATGCAGGGCCAGCCGGGGGTGCTGTCCGTGCTGAACCAGAAAGACCTGATCGACCGGCTGTTCGCGGTCCTGGACGGCCTGAGTCGGGTGGCGTTCGCCGTCGCCCTGGTGCAGGCCGTCGGGGCGATTCTGTTGATTGCCAACATGGTCCAGGTGGCGGCGTACACGCGCCGCACCGAGATCGGGATCATGCGCCTGGTCGGGGCCAGCCGCTGGTATACCCAGCTGCCCTTCCTGGTGGAGGCGATGTTCGCCGCCGCCGTCGGTGTGGTGATCGCGATCGCCGGCCTGGTGCTGGTGCGGGCGTTGTTCCTGGAAAATGCGTTGAACCAGTTCTACCAAGCCAATTTGATCGCACGAGTGGACTACGCCGACATCCTGTACATCTCCCCGTGGCTCCTGCTGCTCGGCGTGTCGATGGCCGGTCTGACCGCCTACGCGACATTGCGTCTGTACATCCGGCGTTAG
- the prfB gene encoding peptide chain release factor 2 has protein sequence MEPDRQADIAALDATLTTVERVLDVDGLRVRIEKLEQEASDPNLWDDQAHAQRVTSQLSHAQGELRRIEQLRQRLDDLPVLYELAAEEGDDAAGRLEAQAEADAELKALRADIEATEVRTLLSGEYDEREALVTIRSGAGGVDAADWAEMLMRMYVRWAEQHKYPVEVFDTSYAEEAGIKSATFAVHAPFAYGTLSVEQGTHRLVRISPFDNQSRRQTSFAEVEVLPVVETTDHIDIPEGDVRVDVYRSSGPGGQSVNTTDSAVRLTHIPTGIVVTCQNEKSQLQNKISAMRVLQAKLLERKRLEERAELDALKGEGGSSWGNQMRSYVLQPYQMVKDLRTDYEVGNPAAVLDGDIDGFLEAGIRWRNRKDDE, from the coding sequence GTGGAACCCGACCGTCAAGCCGACATCGCCGCCCTCGACGCCACCCTGACCACGGTGGAGCGGGTGCTCGATGTGGACGGTTTGCGCGTCCGCATCGAGAAACTCGAGCAGGAGGCGTCCGACCCCAACCTGTGGGACGACCAGGCCCACGCCCAGCGCGTCACCAGCCAGTTGTCCCACGCCCAAGGCGAGCTGCGGCGCATCGAGCAGTTGCGGCAGCGCCTCGACGACCTGCCGGTGCTCTACGAGCTCGCCGCCGAGGAGGGTGACGACGCGGCCGGCAGATTGGAAGCGCAGGCCGAGGCCGACGCGGAGCTCAAGGCGCTGCGCGCCGACATCGAGGCCACCGAGGTGCGCACCCTGCTCTCCGGCGAGTACGACGAGCGCGAGGCCCTGGTCACCATCCGTTCCGGCGCCGGCGGGGTCGACGCCGCCGACTGGGCCGAGATGCTGATGCGGATGTATGTCCGCTGGGCCGAACAACACAAGTATCCCGTCGAGGTTTTCGACACCTCCTACGCCGAGGAAGCGGGCATCAAGAGCGCGACCTTCGCGGTGCACGCGCCGTTCGCCTACGGAACTCTGTCGGTCGAACAGGGCACCCACCGGCTGGTCCGCATCAGCCCGTTTGACAACCAGAGCCGGCGTCAGACATCGTTTGCCGAAGTCGAGGTGCTGCCGGTGGTGGAGACCACCGACCACATCGACATCCCGGAAGGCGATGTGCGGGTTGACGTTTACCGCTCGAGCGGCCCGGGCGGGCAGTCGGTGAACACCACCGACTCCGCGGTGCGTTTGACGCACATACCAACGGGTATTGTCGTGACTTGCCAGAACGAGAAGTCGCAACTGCAGAACAAGATCTCGGCGATGCGAGTGCTGCAGGCTAAGTTGTTGGAACGCAAGCGTTTAGAAGAACGCGCCGAGCTGGACGCGTTGAAGGGTGAGGGCGGCAGCTCCTGGGGCAACCAGATGCGTTCCTACGTGCTGCAGCCCTATCAGATGGTCAAGGATCTGCGCACCGACTACGAGGTGGGCAATCCGGCGGCCGTATTGGACGGAGACATCGACGGGTTCCTGGAAGCGGGAATCCGGTGGCGCAACCGAAAAGATGACGAGTAA
- the ftsE gene encoding cell division ATP-binding protein FtsE — protein MITLDHVSKKYKASARPALEDVNVKIDKGEFVFLIGPSGSGKSTFMRLLLGEENPTAGDVRVSKFHVNKLPGRHVPKLRQVIGCVFQDFRLLQQKTVYENVAFALEVIGRRTDTINRVVPEVLETVGLSGKANRLPSELSGGEQQRVAIARAFVNRPLVLLADEPTGNLDPDTSKDIMDLLERINRTGTTVLMATHDHHIVDSMRQRVVELSLGRLVRDEQRGIYGMDR, from the coding sequence ATGATCACCCTGGACCATGTCAGCAAGAAGTACAAAGCGTCGGCACGGCCGGCGTTAGAGGACGTCAACGTCAAAATCGACAAGGGTGAGTTCGTCTTCCTGATCGGCCCGTCGGGTTCGGGTAAATCGACGTTCATGCGGCTGCTGCTGGGGGAGGAGAACCCGACGGCCGGTGACGTCCGGGTCTCGAAGTTCCACGTCAACAAGCTGCCGGGCCGGCACGTGCCGAAGCTGCGTCAGGTGATCGGTTGTGTCTTCCAGGATTTCCGCCTGCTGCAGCAGAAGACGGTGTACGAGAACGTCGCCTTCGCGCTGGAGGTCATCGGCAGGCGAACCGACACGATCAACCGGGTGGTACCCGAGGTGCTCGAGACCGTCGGCCTGTCCGGGAAGGCCAACCGGCTGCCCAGCGAGCTGTCCGGTGGCGAGCAACAGCGCGTGGCGATCGCCCGGGCGTTCGTCAACCGGCCCCTGGTGCTGCTGGCCGACGAGCCGACTGGCAACCTCGACCCGGACACCAGTAAGGACATCATGGATTTGTTGGAGCGCATCAACCGCACGGGAACGACCGTGCTGATGGCCACACACGACCACCACATCGTCGACTCGATGCGGCAGCGGGTCGTCGAGCTGTCCCTGGGCCGGCTGGTGCGCGACGAACAGCGCGGCATCTACGGGATGGACCGCTAA
- a CDS encoding mechanosensitive ion channel family protein has product MTSNTTVLAVTTASATQRWHDFWRGELGEWVITRGLRIVMVLIAAVLAARFVNWVAQQVTRQLDIGFAESDALVRSEATKHRQAVASVISWVSIVIIGVWVIMQIADILQFSVTGLVAPATVVGAALGFGAQQLVRDLLSGFFILAEKQYGFGDLVTLTVVSATEASGTVENVTLRVTRLRSPDGEVLTIPNGQIVKVVNLSKDWARAVVDIPVSTSADLNQVNEVLHQECERAMDNPVLGDLLLDAPTVMGVESIQVDTVTLRMVARTLPGKQFEVGRQLRFLVIRALARVGIMTAADATVGLVEGPSVAVAQAAEAARATDDAKGAVQPR; this is encoded by the coding sequence ATGACGAGTAATACCACTGTTCTTGCCGTAACCACGGCCTCTGCGACGCAGCGCTGGCACGACTTCTGGCGCGGCGAGCTGGGTGAGTGGGTGATCACCCGCGGCCTGCGCATCGTCATGGTGCTGATCGCGGCGGTGCTGGCGGCCCGCTTCGTCAACTGGGTCGCCCAGCAGGTGACCCGGCAGTTGGACATCGGGTTCGCCGAAAGCGATGCGCTGGTGCGCTCGGAAGCCACCAAGCACCGCCAGGCCGTGGCATCGGTGATCTCGTGGGTGTCGATCGTCATCATCGGCGTCTGGGTGATCATGCAGATCGCCGACATCCTGCAGTTTTCGGTGACCGGGCTGGTTGCGCCGGCCACCGTGGTGGGAGCCGCGCTGGGTTTCGGCGCTCAACAGCTGGTGCGGGACCTGCTCTCCGGCTTCTTCATCCTGGCGGAGAAACAGTATGGCTTCGGCGACCTGGTCACCCTCACCGTCGTGTCGGCGACGGAGGCCAGCGGCACCGTCGAGAACGTGACGTTACGGGTGACCCGGCTGCGCTCACCGGATGGTGAGGTGTTGACCATCCCCAACGGCCAGATCGTCAAGGTCGTCAACCTGTCCAAGGACTGGGCGCGCGCGGTCGTGGACATCCCGGTGTCGACCAGCGCGGACCTCAACCAGGTCAACGAGGTCCTGCACCAGGAATGCGAACGCGCCATGGACAACCCGGTGCTGGGCGACCTGCTGCTGGACGCCCCGACCGTGATGGGCGTGGAGAGCATCCAGGTAGACACGGTCACACTGCGGATGGTGGCCCGCACGCTGCCCGGCAAGCAGTTCGAGGTTGGCCGGCAGCTGCGCTTCCTGGTCATCCGGGCGCTGGCCCGCGTCGGCATCATGACCGCGGCCGACGCGACCGTGGGCCTGGTGGAGGGGCCGTCCGTCGCGGTGGCCCAGGCCGCGGAGGCGGCGCGCGCCACCGATGACGCCAAGGGTGCGGTGCAACCACGGTGA
- a CDS encoding FAD-dependent oxidoreductase, producing MRPYHVAIVGSGPSGFFAAASLLKAADAADFDVAVDMLEMLPTPWGLVRSGVAPDHPKIKSISKQFEKTAQDPRFRFFGNVVVGEHVQADELADRYDAVVYAVGAQSDRALNIPGENLPGSIAAVDFVGWYNAHPNFEHATPDLSGARAVVVGNGNVALDVARILVTDPEELRRTDIADHALESLGPCGVEEAVVIGRRGPLQTAFTTLELRELGDLDNVDVVVDPAQLEGITDEEAAAAGKTAKLNIAVMRDYAGRAPRPGHRRIVLRFMTSPIEVKGRDRVESIVLGRNELVKDDSGRVVAKDTGEREELPVSLIVRSVGYRGVPTPGLPFDEKTATIPNIGGRVQGRRNDYVVGWIKRGPTGVIGTNKKDSQDTIDTLLGDLRGAGQLAAFPADHADRLADWLAERQPKLITTAHWDVIDRHERSAGEPHGRPRVKLPSLEKLLHIGHG from the coding sequence ATGCGCCCCTATCACGTCGCCATCGTCGGCTCGGGACCGTCGGGCTTCTTTGCCGCGGCTTCCCTGCTCAAGGCGGCCGACGCCGCGGACTTCGACGTGGCGGTCGACATGCTCGAGATGCTGCCGACGCCCTGGGGCCTGGTGCGCTCCGGGGTCGCACCCGATCACCCCAAGATCAAGTCGATCAGCAAACAGTTCGAGAAGACGGCCCAGGACCCCCGGTTCCGCTTCTTCGGCAACGTCGTGGTCGGCGAACACGTGCAGGCCGACGAACTCGCCGACCGCTACGACGCCGTCGTCTACGCCGTCGGCGCGCAATCCGACCGCGCGCTGAACATCCCCGGCGAGAACCTGCCGGGCAGCATCGCCGCCGTCGACTTCGTCGGCTGGTACAACGCCCACCCGAACTTCGAGCACGCCACGCCCGACCTGTCGGGCGCCCGCGCCGTCGTGGTCGGCAACGGCAACGTCGCCCTCGACGTCGCACGCATCCTGGTCACCGACCCCGAGGAGCTGCGGCGCACCGACATCGCCGATCACGCGCTGGAGTCGCTGGGACCCTGCGGCGTCGAGGAAGCGGTGGTCATCGGCCGGCGCGGGCCGCTGCAGACTGCCTTCACCACGCTGGAGCTGCGCGAGCTCGGCGACTTGGACAACGTCGACGTCGTCGTCGACCCCGCCCAGTTGGAGGGCATCACCGACGAGGAGGCCGCCGCGGCGGGCAAGACGGCCAAACTGAACATCGCCGTCATGCGCGACTACGCGGGACGCGCACCGCGTCCGGGCCACCGGCGCATCGTGCTGCGCTTCATGACGTCCCCGATCGAGGTCAAGGGCCGCGACAGGGTGGAGAGCATCGTGCTGGGCCGCAACGAACTGGTCAAGGACGACAGCGGACGGGTGGTGGCCAAGGACACCGGTGAGCGCGAGGAGCTGCCGGTGTCCCTGATCGTGCGGTCCGTCGGGTACCGGGGCGTGCCGACGCCCGGGCTGCCGTTCGACGAGAAGACCGCGACGATCCCCAACATCGGCGGGCGGGTGCAGGGCCGGCGCAACGACTACGTCGTCGGGTGGATCAAGCGCGGGCCCACCGGTGTGATCGGCACCAACAAGAAGGACTCGCAGGACACCATCGACACCCTGCTGGGCGACCTGCGCGGGGCCGGTCAGCTCGCCGCGTTCCCCGCAGACCATGCCGACCGGTTGGCCGACTGGCTGGCCGAGCGTCAGCCCAAGCTGATCACCACCGCCCACTGGGACGTCATCGACCGCCACGAGCGCTCGGCCGGCGAACCGCACGGACGCCCCCGCGTCAAGCTGCCGAGCCTGGAAAAGCTGCTACACATCGGGCACGGCTAG
- a CDS encoding universal stress protein, giving the protein MSHPAPTVVVGVDGSKAAINAARWAVDEAISRDIALRLVYVVEPSQYSGAGIHETRVAAGRAALYDARRAVEFNEKPVKIETEIVTGKPLAKLVEESRSAALICVGAVGLNSAHRGVGSISAALAAAALCPVAVIGRPAARPRALKVARVVVQASDGAVLRHAFEEARLRRVPLLVVSVTPAGVPDDADEKRLAQAELDRRMARWVRSFPDVRVECVNVRGSVDRYLAANDEPDQLLVTDSLACFDVCGAHNAGRSVLAVRSKNL; this is encoded by the coding sequence ATGTCGCATCCAGCACCGACGGTGGTCGTCGGCGTCGACGGGTCGAAAGCGGCCATCAACGCGGCGCGCTGGGCGGTCGACGAGGCGATCAGCCGGGACATCGCGCTGCGGCTCGTGTACGTGGTAGAGCCGTCGCAGTACTCCGGCGCCGGCATCCACGAGACCCGGGTGGCTGCGGGCCGCGCGGCGTTGTACGACGCCCGCCGGGCCGTCGAGTTCAACGAGAAGCCGGTCAAGATCGAGACCGAGATCGTCACGGGCAAGCCGCTCGCCAAGCTGGTCGAGGAGTCGAGGTCGGCGGCGCTGATCTGCGTGGGGGCCGTCGGGCTCAACAGCGCTCACCGCGGCGTCGGCTCGATCTCGGCCGCCCTGGCTGCCGCGGCCCTGTGCCCGGTGGCGGTCATCGGGCGGCCCGCGGCCCGGCCGCGTGCTCTCAAGGTTGCCCGGGTGGTGGTGCAGGCGTCCGACGGCGCGGTGCTGCGGCACGCTTTCGAGGAGGCCCGCCTGCGGCGCGTCCCGCTGCTCGTCGTCTCGGTGACCCCGGCCGGTGTGCCGGACGACGCGGACGAAAAGCGATTGGCGCAAGCGGAATTGGACCGGCGGATGGCCCGGTGGGTACGGTCTTTCCCCGACGTGCGGGTCGAGTGCGTCAATGTGCGGGGGAGCGTCGACCGGTATCTGGCCGCCAACGACGAACCGGATCAGTTGCTGGTCACCGACTCGCTCGCATGTTTCGACGTGTGCGGTGCGCACAACGCCGGACGCTCGGTTCTGGCCGTACGGTCCAAGAACCTGTGA
- a CDS encoding maleylpyruvate isomerase family mycothiol-dependent enzyme — protein MADRAVTRVDKSEVLAGLFGVWDGIAALLGGLPEGQWSAASPLPGWDVKAVVSHMIGTESFLGGVPAPQPDTDCSALEHVRNDVGVMNECWVRHLSAESGADVLARFESVTADRREALTAMSEDDWDAVTPTPVGPESYGRFMRVRVFDCWMHEQDIREALARPSTDEQLDTAATRLSLDEIAATMGYVVGKKAKAPDGSRVLFELTGPAARSIRVSVDGRARTVEDFGGQEATATIKLDSLQFTRLCGGRPMCGARPQNIELGGDKDLAAQVVEHLNFVI, from the coding sequence ATGGCCGATCGCGCGGTGACCAGAGTCGACAAGTCCGAGGTGCTCGCCGGCCTCTTCGGGGTGTGGGACGGCATCGCGGCGCTGCTGGGCGGGCTGCCCGAGGGGCAGTGGTCAGCGGCGAGCCCGCTGCCCGGCTGGGACGTCAAGGCGGTGGTGTCGCACATGATCGGCACCGAGTCGTTCCTGGGCGGTGTGCCCGCGCCCCAGCCCGACACCGATTGCTCCGCGCTCGAGCATGTACGCAACGACGTCGGGGTGATGAACGAGTGCTGGGTGCGTCACCTCAGTGCGGAATCGGGCGCCGACGTGCTCGCACGGTTCGAGTCGGTGACCGCAGACCGCCGCGAGGCCCTGACGGCGATGTCCGAGGACGACTGGGACGCGGTGACACCGACACCCGTGGGCCCCGAAAGCTACGGGCGGTTCATGCGGGTGCGGGTGTTCGACTGCTGGATGCACGAGCAGGACATTCGTGAGGCGCTGGCGCGGCCGTCCACGGATGAGCAGCTCGACACGGCGGCGACCCGGTTGTCCCTGGACGAGATCGCCGCCACGATGGGTTACGTCGTGGGCAAGAAGGCCAAGGCGCCCGACGGTTCGCGGGTGTTGTTCGAGCTGACCGGCCCGGCGGCCCGCAGCATCCGGGTGAGCGTCGACGGCCGCGCCCGAACGGTCGAGGACTTCGGCGGCCAGGAGGCCACGGCGACGATCAAGCTCGACTCGCTGCAGTTCACCAGGCTGTGCGGGGGGCGCCCGATGTGCGGCGCCAGGCCCCAGAACATCGAACTCGGCGGCGACAAAGACCTGGCCGCGCAGGTCGTCGAGCACCTGAACTTCGTGATCTGA
- a CDS encoding cytochrome P450 gives MTSPAWQRTAPSPDRSSPLPSSDGSGDFDLLLPLRSAGSLENPYPVYSVIRTVRPVLEVPVPANYTGPGMWMLTRYRDVHSALRDPRFSVERMRAPLMRDNLDRMPEFLRQSATGMRSMLIMDPPDHTRVRKLVNKAFTPKRIAALRDHIEAIVRELADEAQAKGTFDLIHDVAEPLPAIVIAELLGVPVEDHRQFRQWSSAMINGFASPNAEARATGSEAARQIFDYLADIIAARRRAPREDLISAMIAAQEERDALTDAELLATGNLLLLAGHETTTNLIGNGTLALLREPDQWKRLCNEPALLPTAIEELLRYDGPVQATVRVALEDVAIDDHVIPEGSLVLVSIGAANHDPDMFDDPDQLDLAREPNPHLAFGFGTHFCLGAPLARLEARLAFDMLTKRFPGLSLLEDRPVYRANPVLRGLTSLDVAA, from the coding sequence ATGACGTCTCCTGCCTGGCAGCGCACCGCGCCCTCTCCTGACCGGTCGTCACCCCTTCCTTCTTCTGACGGTTCCGGCGACTTCGACCTGCTCCTGCCGCTGCGCAGCGCCGGCTCGCTCGAGAATCCCTACCCGGTCTACTCCGTGATCCGCACCGTGCGGCCCGTGCTCGAGGTGCCGGTCCCGGCGAACTACACCGGCCCCGGCATGTGGATGCTCACGCGCTACCGCGACGTCCACTCGGCGTTGCGCGACCCGCGCTTCTCGGTCGAGCGCATGCGCGCGCCGCTCATGCGCGACAACCTCGACCGCATGCCGGAGTTCCTGCGCCAGAGCGCGACTGGCATGCGCTCGATGCTGATCATGGACCCGCCCGACCACACGCGCGTCCGCAAGCTCGTCAACAAGGCCTTCACCCCCAAACGCATCGCCGCGCTGCGCGACCACATCGAGGCGATCGTCCGCGAGCTCGCCGACGAAGCGCAGGCCAAGGGCACCTTCGACCTGATCCACGACGTCGCCGAGCCGCTCCCGGCGATCGTGATCGCCGAGCTGCTCGGCGTCCCGGTCGAGGACCACCGTCAGTTCCGTCAGTGGTCGAGCGCGATGATCAACGGCTTCGCGTCGCCGAACGCGGAGGCGCGCGCGACCGGCAGCGAGGCGGCGCGCCAGATCTTCGACTACCTCGCCGACATCATCGCCGCCCGCCGCCGCGCGCCGCGCGAGGACCTGATCAGCGCGATGATCGCGGCTCAGGAGGAGCGCGATGCGCTCACCGACGCCGAGCTGCTCGCGACCGGCAACCTGCTGCTGCTTGCCGGCCACGAGACGACGACGAACCTGATCGGCAATGGCACGCTCGCCCTGTTGCGCGAGCCCGATCAGTGGAAGCGGCTCTGCAACGAGCCCGCGCTGCTCCCGACCGCGATCGAAGAGCTGCTCCGCTACGACGGGCCCGTGCAGGCGACGGTACGCGTCGCGCTCGAAGACGTCGCGATCGACGACCATGTGATCCCGGAGGGCTCTCTCGTGCTGGTGAGCATCGGCGCGGCGAACCACGACCCCGACATGTTCGACGACCCCGACCAGCTCGACCTCGCGCGCGAACCGAACCCGCACCTCGCGTTCGGGTTCGGCACGCACTTCTGCCTCGGGGCGCCGCTCGCGCGGCTCGAGGCGCGGCTCGCGTTCGACATGCTGACGAAGCGGTTCCCGGGGCTCTCGCTCCTGGAGGACCGGCCGGTGTACCGGGCGAATCCGGTGCTG
- the hisN gene encoding histidinol-phosphatase yields the protein MNRDDLALALTLADRADAVTSARFGALDLRVDTKPDLTPVTDADRAVEAGLREVLARERPGDSVLGEEFGGTAAFTGRQWIIDPIDGTKNFVRGVPVWASLIALLEDGVPVVGVVSAPCLQRRWWAASGQGAFVAVGGGPPRRLAVSSVAELNSASLSFSSLSGWAQRGLRERFVALTDATWRVRAFGDFFSYCLLAEGAVDIAAEPEVSVWDLAALDIVVREAGGILTALDGTPGPHGGSAVATNGLLHAQVLARLDPGVVN from the coding sequence ATGAATCGGGACGACCTGGCGCTGGCGCTGACGCTGGCCGACCGCGCGGACGCGGTGACATCCGCCCGGTTCGGCGCGCTCGACCTGCGCGTCGACACCAAGCCGGACCTGACCCCGGTGACCGACGCCGACCGCGCGGTCGAGGCCGGCCTGCGCGAAGTGCTCGCGCGCGAGCGCCCGGGCGACAGCGTCCTCGGCGAGGAGTTCGGCGGCACCGCCGCCTTCACCGGGCGGCAGTGGATCATCGATCCGATCGACGGCACCAAGAACTTTGTGCGCGGCGTGCCGGTGTGGGCCAGCCTGATCGCGCTGCTCGAGGACGGCGTCCCGGTCGTGGGCGTGGTCAGCGCGCCTTGCCTGCAGCGGCGATGGTGGGCCGCGAGCGGCCAGGGCGCGTTTGTCGCGGTCGGCGGCGGCCCGCCGCGTCGGCTGGCCGTTTCGTCTGTGGCAGAGCTCAATTCGGCGAGCCTGAGTTTCTCCAGCCTGTCCGGGTGGGCGCAGCGCGGCCTGCGCGAGCGGTTCGTCGCGTTGACCGACGCCACGTGGCGGGTGCGCGCCTTCGGCGATTTCTTCTCCTACTGCCTGCTCGCGGAGGGCGCCGTCGACATCGCCGCCGAACCCGAGGTGTCGGTCTGGGACCTGGCCGCGCTGGACATCGTGGTGCGCGAGGCGGGCGGCATTCTCACCGCGCTCGACGGCACCCCGGGACCGCACGGCGGCAGCGCCGTCGCCACCAACGGGCTCCTGCACGCGCAGGTGCTCGCACGCCTTGACCCCGGTGTTGTGAATTAG
- a CDS encoding ABC1 kinase family protein, with translation MALAVVRVLPRYLLLLARDRTARRPTTDADWQRAHRAAAREVKRVALSLAGGFTKAAQMLGARADFFPAPFVEELSQFHDAVPPRPFETLRPLVERDLGRPLDEVFATIDRRALAAASLAQVHRATLRDGGQVVLKIRYPEVSRIIPLDLGLLRRVVGIVMLVQRRIDMRALVTETTRFIELELDFAREARSTERLAQNLTELPFVVVPRVHPELCGDNVIVLEYLEGIQVARTKELVAAGHKLPEIARKIGALYGTMIFEQGFFHGDPHPGNLLILPDGRIGLLDFGLAKELPPGFARLVATMMVCSMIGDSRSAFAAAEQLGFDVASMKPDNLRSLMLMTIGDSDTEAGFFQILGETSLRKIPEDFALVGRTLILLNGLSHRLAPGRRLIQAELLKHLAAGAARTDADEPAPTAPRSM, from the coding sequence GTGGCGCTCGCGGTCGTGCGCGTCCTGCCCCGATATCTGCTGCTCCTGGCGCGCGATCGCACCGCTCGCCGGCCGACGACCGATGCAGACTGGCAGCGCGCGCACCGCGCGGCGGCCCGCGAAGTCAAGCGCGTCGCGCTCTCGCTGGCCGGCGGCTTCACCAAGGCCGCCCAGATGCTGGGCGCGCGGGCCGACTTCTTCCCGGCGCCCTTCGTCGAGGAGCTGAGCCAGTTCCACGACGCGGTGCCGCCGCGGCCCTTCGAGACGCTGCGGCCGCTCGTCGAGCGCGACCTCGGCCGCCCGCTCGACGAGGTCTTCGCGACGATCGATCGCCGGGCCCTCGCCGCCGCTTCGTTGGCGCAAGTGCACCGCGCGACGCTGCGCGATGGCGGCCAGGTCGTCCTGAAGATCCGCTATCCCGAGGTCTCGAGGATCATCCCGCTCGACCTCGGCCTGCTGCGCCGCGTCGTCGGGATCGTCATGCTCGTGCAGCGGCGCATCGACATGCGGGCGCTCGTCACCGAGACGACGCGTTTCATCGAGCTCGAGCTCGACTTCGCGCGCGAGGCGCGCTCGACCGAGCGGCTCGCGCAGAACCTCACCGAGCTGCCCTTCGTGGTCGTCCCGCGCGTCCATCCGGAGCTGTGCGGCGACAACGTGATCGTGCTCGAGTACCTGGAGGGCATCCAGGTCGCGCGCACGAAGGAGCTGGTCGCGGCAGGCCACAAGCTCCCGGAGATCGCGCGCAAGATCGGCGCGCTCTACGGCACGATGATCTTCGAGCAGGGCTTCTTCCACGGGGATCCACACCCCGGGAACCTACTGATCCTGCCCGACGGCCGGATCGGCCTTCTCGACTTCGGCTTGGCCAAGGAGCTGCCGCCCGGCTTCGCGCGGCTCGTCGCGACGATGATGGTCTGTTCGATGATCGGCGACTCGCGATCCGCGTTCGCCGCGGCCGAGCAGCTCGGCTTCGACGTCGCCTCGATGAAACCTGACAACCTGCGCTCGCTGATGCTGATGACGATCGGCGACAGCGACACCGAGGCTGGCTTCTTCCAGATCCTGGGCGAGACGAGCCTGCGCAAGATCCCGGAGGACTTCGCGCTCGTCGGGCGCACGCTGATCCTGCTGAACGGGCTCTCACACCGGCTCGCGCCCGGGCGCCGGTTGATCCAGGCCGAGCTACTGAAGCACCTCGCCGCGGGCGCAGCCCGGACAGACGCCGACGAGCCGGCCCCGACGGCGCCCAGGTCGATGTAG
- the smpB gene encoding SsrA-binding protein SmpB encodes MANKSGGGKAAGGKRGSKQIIATNRKARHNYSIIELFEAGVSLLGTEVKSLREGHASLADAFATVDDGEVWLRNLYIPEYQHGSWTNHEPRRNRKLLLHRHQIDNLIGKIRDGNLTLMPLSLYFSEGKVKVELALARGKRAYDKRQDMARRDAQREVVREMGRRAKGMN; translated from the coding sequence GTGGCCAACAAGTCCGGTGGGGGCAAGGCGGCTGGCGGCAAACGTGGCAGCAAACAGATCATCGCCACCAATCGCAAAGCGCGGCATAACTACTCGATCATCGAGCTCTTCGAGGCAGGAGTGTCTCTGCTCGGCACCGAGGTGAAGAGCCTGCGCGAGGGACATGCGTCTCTGGCCGACGCTTTCGCAACCGTCGACGACGGCGAAGTGTGGCTGCGCAACTTGTACATCCCCGAGTACCAGCACGGTAGCTGGACCAACCATGAACCTCGTCGCAACCGAAAGTTGTTGTTACACAGGCACCAAATCGACAACCTGATCGGCAAGATACGAGATGGTAACCTCACGCTGATGCCACTGTCACTGTATTTCTCAGAGGGCAAGGTCAAGGTCGAACTTGCGCTCGCGCGCGGCAAGCGAGCGTACGACAAACGCCAGGACATGGCCCGCCGCGACGCCCAGCGCGAAGTGGTCCGTGAAATGGGCCGCCGAGCCAAGGGCATGAACTGA